In the Theobroma cacao cultivar B97-61/B2 chromosome 1, Criollo_cocoa_genome_V2, whole genome shotgun sequence genome, one interval contains:
- the LOC18612207 gene encoding uncharacterized protein LOC18612207, with protein sequence MAKELQEERKPLVIAMKGHPGTGKSTLAHALASTLQIPLIDKDDIRDSTFHLQQQSSSLLNDLSYEAIWRVASTQLRLGLSLVIDSPLSRRTHLDRLLSLSASAGARLVILECKSLDEAKWRERLEGREKSWHKPPSWEELEKLVKGYSGCTEYDVGDVPKMVVDTTAPNVGVAELVQSVVDFIASCCGRFPTCVPCTS encoded by the coding sequence ATGGCCAAAGAATTACAAGAGGAAAGGAAGCCATTGGTAATAGCAATGAAAGGCCATCCTGGCACTGGCAAATCCACTTTAGCCCACGCCTTAGCCTCAACTCTCCAAATCCCTCTCATCGACAAAGACGACATCCGCGACTCCACTTTTCATCTCCAGCAACAATCTTCTTCCCTCCTCAACGACCTCTCCTATGAAGCTATCTGGCGAGTTGCCTCCACTCAGCTCCGCCTCGGCCTCAGCCTCGTCATCGACTCTCCTCTCTCTCGTAGAACCCATCTCGACCGTTTGTTGAGCTTGTCAGCCTCGGCTGGAGCCCGCCTCGTGATATTGGAGTGTAAGTCGTTGGACGAGGCCAAGTGGCGGGAGAGGCTGGAAGGGAGGGAAAAGAGTTGGCACAAGCCACCCAGTTGGGAGGAGCTTGAGAAGTTGGTGAAAGGGTATAGCGGATGCACGGAGTATGATGTTGGGGATGTGCCCAAGATGGTGGTTGACACGACGGCGCCCAATGTTGGGGTGGCGGAGTTGGTTCAAAGTGTCGTGGACTTCATTGCTTCTTGTTGTGGCAGATTCCCAACATGTGTCCCATGTACTTCTTAA